The Comamonas endophytica sequence TGAAGCCGTAGGAGGGAATGGGCACCACGTCGCGGGTGACCTGGTACGTCAGCGCATGCTCGTAGGTGAACATGGCGTCCTTCTTACCCGGGCCGGCCATGCCGCTGTACCAGGCAAAGATGATCCACTGCGCGAGTTCGCGCTGCGGTCCCTCGGGAATGTCGTCGTAGAAATCTTCCACTGCCGTCGCCTTGCGCTCCTGCGCGAGTTGCAGGATGGCGGCGGAGTTGCCGGCGAAATCGGCGAAGTGCTGGCTTGCGTAAGCCTCCATCTTGGCGCCTGCTGCCGCGTTCAGGCCGTGGTTGACCAGCAGCTGCGACAGGCTCATGAAGGACGAGGTGCCTGCTGCCGCTGCAGGCGCCAGCGCGCCGGGCGCCGCGGCGCCGCTGCCGGCCAGGGCCGAAGTTTGCAAGGGGCCTGCATAGGCGGTCAGCACGGCTGCCGCCGCACCGAGCAAGGCTTGCCGGCGGGAAAGGGAATCGGGGGAAGACATCGAGGGAGCCGCTAGATCGAGAGAAAGGGAAGAATTGCCGTGGCAGGCCGTTTCGTTGCGCTGTGCCGCTGCCACCCGGGCAACCGGAGCGATTCTAGTTTCTTTTGGGCACCGCTGGAGTCGTTTGCGCGGTATTGCATTGCATGAGGGCGCGGAGCGCGCCAGAGTGGTTACCCTAATGCCGGGTTCGCCAGGCATCTTCAGGCGCTGGCTTGCGGGCCTTCGGAAATGATTCGCCGGCAGCTCATGCAATGGATGCGCACCGGGCCGCGGCAGCGGGGCCAGGCCCTCGGGAACAACGCCATCAAGGCTGAATCGGCGGCGCAGGAGGACAAAATGCAAAAAGCCCACCGGAGTGCCGGTGGGCTCGCGCTTGGGGCCCAGCCGGGATCAGGGCGCCACGCGCACCAGCATCAGGTTGGCGGTCTTGCCGGCGCCGCGCGTCAGCACCGGGTAGGCGGTGTCGCTGGCGAAGGTGGTCTGGTTGCCCAGGGTGATGCGCGCGCTCACCCGGTATTCCGCCTCCTGGTTGATGGGGGCGTTGTTGGTGGGCAGGATGAACTTGAAGGGCGGCTTCAGCGTCTCGATGTTGATGGCGGTCTGACCCACGATCTGCGCGGGTGCGCTGGGCTGGGCGATCTGGTGCAGCTCCACGATCAGCGTGGATTGCGGCGGCACCATGACGCGCTCTGCCAG is a genomic window containing:
- a CDS encoding sugar dehydrogenase complex small subunit, which translates into the protein MPGEPGIRVTTLARSAPSCNAIPRKRLQRCPKETRIAPVARVAAAQRNETACHGNSSLSLDLAAPSMSSPDSLSRRQALLGAAAAVLTAYAGPLQTSALAGSGAAAPGALAPAAAAGTSSFMSLSQLLVNHGLNAAAGAKMEAYASQHFADFAGNSAAILQLAQERKATAVEDFYDDIPEGPQRELAQWIIFAWYSGMAGPGKKDAMFTYEHALTYQVTRDVVPIPSYGFTAPNAWQQLDNAPLLPIPQF
- a CDS encoding YbaY family lipoprotein; translated protein: MISSITSRRALFATLASAALLAACAQPGKMPAPQANAIVGTVDLAERVMVPPQSTLIVELHQIAQPSAPAQIVGQTAINIETLKPPFKFILPTNNAPINQEAEYRVSARITLGNQTTFASDTAYPVLTRGAGKTANLMLVRVAP